TACGATATTTATTTTTACATCATTTAATACCGCCATTGCCCAAAACCATAAATCATCACCAAATGGGCAAAGCGACAAAAATAACTCCTGCTTAAAAATATCTCTATACAAACAATGCGGCGGGTATAGCACGCCACCCACGCCAGTTTGGAGATTCAAAAATGATGGCACGCTTTGAATAAAATCCACATCAAGTTCCCATTTTTGATAGGGCAAAATATGATTATATTTGTCAAATGTAATCCTATGCGCGCGGTGGCAGTGGATAAAATGCGCATTTGTCTCATAAGCCACATAAAGCTTTGAAAGCCAGTCTGTGGGATATAAATTATCATCATCAGCACTTACAATTATAGAATCTGCAAAGTCTTTAAGCGCATAAATGAGCTTTTTGTAGCCATAAAGATTGCCTTTGCACCACTTAATTTGCAAACCAAATGCCTTAAAATCTAGCACGCTTTTAGGCAAATCGCCCTCTTTGTTGCAAAACTCATCTTCGCTTAAATATAGCACAATGCCACTTGGCTTTAAATCCTGTACAAAAAGCGTATAAAGCGTGTAGTGTAGTGTGGGAATGCGCGCAGGGTATGAAGTGAGCGATACAATAAGCGGTGCGTGCAAGATATGCGCACAATCTCCACAATCCTCACCTGTGCGCAAAAATGCGGCTATCTTTTCATCAAAAATAGCTTGCTCTCTGCCTAAATCCGCCCCATTTGCCATTCCACTTTAGCCCTGTATAGAATCTAGATTCTATAACTTCTAATATCTCTTCACCGGATAAGGGTCGCGGCTATCTACCGTGGCGCGCTGATGCCAGTATGGGTATGGCAGCTTTGTTTGACTTGCCTTATCTAGTGCCTCTATATGCTTAGAATCTAGCGTTATACTCGCAGCTTTGAGGTTTGCGTCAAGCTGCATAGTGTTTCGCGCGCCAATGACTAGGCTAGACACGCTAGGGCGGCTTAGCACCCATGCTAGCGAGATTTGCGCGATGCTATGCCCAGTATCACGCGAAATAGATTCTAACACATCGGTGATGTCATAAAGCTTCTCCATATCCACGTCCCACGCGCCATCAGTGCTAAGGCGAGAGCCCTCCACATCGCGTTTAGTGCGCGTGATTTTGCCGCTTAGCATCGAGCCACTTAGTGGGCTCCACACAAGTGTCCCCACGCCCTCTTCCACACCCAGCGGCATTAGCTCATTTTCAAACTCACGCGCAGCAAGCGAATAATACGCCTGATGCACGCTAGGACGCAGCAGATTATACTTATCCGCCACGCTTAGCATTTTCATCAAATGCCACGCAGAGTAGTTACTCACGCCAAAATAGCGGATTTTCCCCGCTTTCACAAGCTCATTTAGCGCGCTTAGAGCCTCAATATGCGGCGTTTTCGCATCATAGCAGTGCAGATGATACAAGTCAATGTAGTCAATCTGCAGCCTTTTCAACGAAGCCTCCACGCTCCTTACAATCTTAGCGCGCGAAGTGCCGATGTCATTTGGATTATCACTCATCCACATGCCAGTCTTTGTGCTGATGAAATACTCGCTCCTTTTGTAGTCCTTAAGCGCCTCGCCAAGCACAATCTCCGCGTCGCCAAGCGAATAGCAATCCGCCGTATCAAAGGCATTAAAGCCAGAATCTATGCTAAGTTTGATTAGCTCCTTTGCCTCGAAAACCTGCGTTTGCCCCCATTTCCTAAATAGCTCCGTGCTACCTGCAAAAGTCGCTGTGCCTAACATCATGCAGGGTATCATCTCCCCGCTACTGCCTAGTTGTCGATATTTCATACGCTCTCCTTTTATGAAAATTTAAAGATTTATAGAAGGCTACCAAATTATGAGTAAATTAATACGCCATATTTAAGTAAATTTATTGATTACTTCAACCACCCTTTGCACCTCACAATCACTCATCACAGGGCTTACAGGGAGCGAAAGCACTTCATTATGAATGCGTTCGGTAATGGGCAAATGTAAATGATTATACTCCTTACAGGCTTGCTGTTTGTGCGGCGGGATAGGATAGTGTATGAGCGTTTCAATGCCATTTTGGGCTAAATATGTTTGCAATTTTGCCCTTTGCGCGCAGCGGATAACAAATAAATGCCACACATGCGCGTGTTTGTCCTCACATTTAGGCAAAATAATCAAGCTAGATTCTATATT
Above is a window of Helicobacter jaachi DNA encoding:
- a CDS encoding aldo/keto reductase, giving the protein MKYRQLGSSGEMIPCMMLGTATFAGSTELFRKWGQTQVFEAKELIKLSIDSGFNAFDTADCYSLGDAEIVLGEALKDYKRSEYFISTKTGMWMSDNPNDIGTSRAKIVRSVEASLKRLQIDYIDLYHLHCYDAKTPHIEALSALNELVKAGKIRYFGVSNYSAWHLMKMLSVADKYNLLRPSVHQAYYSLAAREFENELMPLGVEEGVGTLVWSPLSGSMLSGKITRTKRDVEGSRLSTDGAWDVDMEKLYDITDVLESISRDTGHSIAQISLAWVLSRPSVSSLVIGARNTMQLDANLKAASITLDSKHIEALDKASQTKLPYPYWHQRATVDSRDPYPVKRY